The genomic stretch tgctaacagatcaccacattgttgccaggaccataatgaatgcaattctttctcctaaggaatccggtggcaactgttaaatgttaagcacaaagcttcaggttgtacctataatacacacccacatcgcaacctaccctacaggctatttctgggtgtgatttcatgcacctgcacatgatgagacaggagacctctttggctacttatagtaactggtgtgatttctcagtaatctttaatgggtaatattgctgactgaggagaatttgaggtaggatgaaacatttctgtgcagggattggggaggaagcactcatttagatatatagcaatgacttaggtttttccaatcaagcctagagccaaatttggctttggaagcatgtggtgctcagtggctatgccacagggaagtctcctgaacagggcacatcagcttttgctcagtacagggagaacattagcagggaggcaaagtctgttctccgtgacatcagccgtcccttcgtggacattctattgtctcctagagagaccttggaatccctgtgatgtcaccagtatcgttgtgacaaccaattccctactttttcttttagtgtccaaaggatatatccacagacatgtttgcccgtctttgtaggcgctttgggagagttgatgttgatagagaagagtctagagtgaagcaaacgaaacctaaaggtaatgatggacacaggacatggggaatgtggagtaagttctgggcagtgtatgttgagcttcctctcaggggtgagtgtgggggccttcagctggcctttatagcaatgggccacaaccactggaacatctccacagatattgaattccatgattatcacaattcctgaaagtcaaggttttcacattattagtttctccataaccacatggaggatatggcaatgcctatgctattattgggtgaacttctagtctttacttttacagtgcattcggtatgttaaattgatataataacaccataagtagtcatggagggtataacttttctgaattaaacagggcatcagtgtacttcactttcattgcttctttaaattcagtgactatctgacagtagtaagagggagagaattgtgctcctggccatgaccttatattcttagaactcctgtgactacctctggctgacggggccaatcttaccttcatatattagaggttctgtgtggcagatatttttctacagtagccaaactatatggaacaggtagagaaagagcctgtaacctattggcacttctggggcatttgtcatttcagtagggggaattaataaatctgttgaccatgtcctccccctacatgactttttaatgcaaagttattggactagagtaacagtgtaggatatctgagtatccctgatcaatcaattcattgtggatgctgaattgatgatctgacttctgaaaccagaggggtgagggtcctgaaaccaggttgtagcctgcgtacctgataataatcctggagaaggcatctctctggtacttgtaagaatgtgtgggcgggcatagggaacacctggctgcttacatctcttggtctctatatagtagtgggggaactgtgatccacttaggatgcctcttacacatagaccaaactccttgcagtgacactggcttccaagcatgttctcctgtttgaacctcactgtggtctgtgtatgctctatgcattcaccccatgcgggttcacttgtgttcttctacctacagcggcctgcagacagacgtcatcccctgaaaatgtcctaaacaaggtgcaggccaacgaggaagaggagaggctgaatagagaactggagctaactaccaaggagagaaatgagctgacagatcgcctcctttatgtgacaggtggatccatgagcaagaggtatgcattgctccaaacaaacgaccttgttctaaacctcatctcccatagataggagattcagaacctgacccttactgaggagtgagattgaaaatggactctctgattctgcctgttgaaaatctgaacttgcaatctgagtgaagatttcagggataaagtcactggagcatgagttcccagtgtacaattggaaagcccttgacaggtggtagttttgcaaggttctgggtgctgtgagtttgtggagagtgtttgtgcttgctaggaaggtgactgaacgctatcatctcctggcagcagccttaggtgacaggtcccacagtgttcatatcaatgcttaagtagaaggcctgaggctctggcctgctccttcttgtctctgtgccttacactctgagacagtaatggtgcatacatttctactgattctcattgtgctctttccatatttgtctctctttctcattctctgagtctgtttacttttcttttctttttctttttttttttttggttctttttttcggagctggagaccttacttttcttttcttgtgggtgtgccccagcttgtgtgtctgtgtgtgcacagctctgcatgcatgtgcacaacctttatatgtttctctatccctccacctttggaatttaggggtctgttttttgacctcaggatttacctttataatagtttcatggaggtgtaagtgctttattttggaagccccactttcaacagcacagttctttgcctgtgtagtcacatttgtctatacatttgtatgccttgggcagattataagtttgtggcaatatctggtctcatttccagaattatgtgtactgtctgcctctagaatattagttattcggcttgtagcattccacttgtcaaaacaggaaaaatgaaatcagaggtttctggatgtgtgtgtgtgtgtgtgtgtgtgtgtgtgtgtgtgtgtgtgtggttgggtaagctctgtggcctaggctcttgacagcataacaggtttgaatgcagatccagccctcctgattgaaaaaagtgagccagggaaccctttatctgggtgcttagcttctgttgtcctgggcacacaattccaagtttctgaagctgaagaagatccaaatatgtagaattcagaaagtgtccttccagggctggggtaatACAAGACatagcctgagttcatataatcctaaaccttgatgttcattgggttctatcttcctggggccagcccctacttcaggccaaatccattttatgaaaacttgaagataaaggagaaagaggtcatgtcattactgcacaacttagacacaaagaacattgaacatcgtgagaaatttcaggagctcaagaaggagattaacttctatcggtaagtactggtcaaaAGGGCCCATTacttgtggaatatccattgctgcctctctttgttctggactggagagcctgcagctctgggtccatgtcttctgctgtttaaatatcactgtgccgtgggtcttttggactcagtttcagttccataagagagtgtgacttctcaccacagtgtctatgcatctttagaaggctctggatagaactatactgattcaggcatcagagtgttattaggccgacctgggcctctggggtcataccaggtttaacaaagctcaatgtggggaccacatggttagcatgacctcccttggttctactgtcctcttgtggttgtttactgcctactaattgatgttgcccaaatgcattgggctttcatggatagttgtagattccttgttcttttggagagacatggactgttaggtgcttgggtcacagaaacaatttattcttccctggattggccgtttgctgtttgtggagcagccttacatgtatggagatgtattctatgaagtctttatgggtatctgggtcctggtggagtttgtgggatttggcagttggaatgggaggaagaggcttcaggatcttactatgcagagtgtgtttccagcaacctgcacagccggctcctgatggaccaggcatgtatgaagaagaagttggtcacattgaagcaggagagcaaggagttagagcgatatttgtttgagttgaacccgaatgctgaagacgaacaggagaagaccagcaacctccagacccagcaaaatttggtaggaacaagcagctgagtcagattaacaatgtctgataccatttgcctattggatacatctttgcttcccctatcatctttctaatctccccacacccaatcagtcacccacctcatgtgatagagttattcattgctctgtctatgcacaagtattctgggatgttaaccacttttcagaaactgaattatgggcaagtacacttctctgccctttttgaaactacagtccagaaatggtgacagaggaataacatatcacatgactgcatctccctgtcatagattggatgctatgaagagttttgaacgagttcttggtcgtgtgacaaaggtcatacaggggtcatgtgatggttggaagcaccttgtagggataagaaccaagtgcaaatggcaaatgagtcctggtctttggctttgatctcagtatcatgtggccttctcctttcttcctgcaacccagttaggtctcttctcctttccccgttcttggttttcactggtagaagtttgaggagcagcttgttctcccacagtactgtgagggttgttggtgactttccccaggctgcagagatatcagcaatgatttcagtgaaaagatcagtgctgtctctgcaatgcagctgaagggacagaaggcagcaacttgacacctggtatgcgtgtccccactaaatcagtgtcttaatagctgccttctcctcccaggtctcaggaactgcaggagacatggaataggacagatcccaagaagacagccccctgaagagtgagtttctctgtcaggagttccctgctgacgacaatcctcaacagtcaaagacttttttggggagaatattcttcttctcagttaatttcctcattgtatagagaccctaaatttatgtatccgtatgccagcctgtctcattgaggtctttctcctctctcataccgacaacaccatttgagagacatctgaggggactgccttgacatctccctagaggagaaacagcactacaactgtgtttctaaatgttcattaagaaaatgctgttaagaaatgtttttggttatgattttcattgaagttttctttttgttatttcatacttatatattcttgttactgtttttcattttttataccattttagttgttcattttatgcctgttttttgtaaattttattccttatgaataaaaattgatttgtaactcttgactcttaagaccatcttattctagggtcctttcccctcctgtagacttagaactgacagctggatatggatctttgcatggtccaggcagcatgagtaaatagggaatttaaagccaccaagctgtacacagggtgatagtgtcttttgtgtggataatgtgactttttttatggacacacactttatgatgtaatcactgacatactgtatccatgctgtcatgtgttctgctcatcctaatctatatcagtctacaacacccattccttattgactgtttgcccagatattgagtaacacacactcatgcctgtagagctgcagaaaaaatgacaactttcacaaaggaatatagaataatcctaatcgagaaccatgtgcctcggtttttcttacaatacagcattagtattaaaccacaaagataatgaccatcaacgtcattttgggaaataggtttttataggtgctgtttcatttgatcattcatatgctgtgttttttattgttgctgattatatttatttttatcatgtaactcaatggatcttttttttttcaaatgtatgtctgggccactcctgagtgcatttccctcatgatccaaaagagggaatagcattccccattgtagatgattgttagggaccatgtggttcttctgagagagcagcagatgctctaacctgggagtcatcaccacagctcctgtaggtagcttttgtccttccagggcatgtccTATACTAGATGGACGAcatcatctcccattaaggagagagatctcaggagatttgtatgtacaggtggttgaggggtgcctgctcaatgtggtagcctgctaggcatccacaccgggctctggtgcctccactgctcattgtgcattcagcatcatcctccagcatcactcagtttcaattccaaacagagctttcacttactatcgatgatcatatagattatgcacatctgataaaatacagaagagactagcctccttctacaggccaacttggcataatgaattcttttgatagaaagcaagataattatcttaatctatgcagtttagggaggtcctcaagagcatccatagtgaatgcagactgcagctgtgaccacatgtttcttttgcagagcaggtctgtgcaagcccagaacttaggtgggatagttcatgtttcaccttttacatggaaatctgtgatcgtattgagaaagtatattttccacgtgactcatttacaatttatggaattaaactgacttactgagagtggaggtgactcagagagataaagtgcagaagacttatccagtatgtctgcaaacagatgctgtctcattagggcttttcaatgctcagcagctggagaagcaagggagaggcattggtgactctcaagcttaggtcctctagtcattataagctgagcatgacacaaaaagtcataggtatcacactagaatctagtaactagatttaaccaacctatcacattaatgctgtgtttggtggtattttttgctctcttaggacctggaagaggcttggggttttctaatcctactcataatttattaatcttcccaacactatgtgctttgttctgttaatgctaacagcgccatccaatacctaggatatttactactgacatgtgtgacgtgagacaaaacagtccctgtcatccctcacctgaataaacttccttagaggacagtgtagttggagggtccttctttcctctccaagatcgagaaacatttccagtcttcagacaagtgtgtcagccattgtccagtgactgtcttgagatgtccacaatgtcagctgagtgagggcagggcagggcagggcaggggattggggcagggcagggcagggcattggggcagggcagggatgggcagggcagggcagggcagggcaggggattggggcagagtccatgagatgtcagtaggcaacaggccagctggggctagtgtgagtacagggcttctagtgtgggtgtgagaggaggaaattaggaatggtcagattctgatgcagcatataggcgggaagcagcttagaccatctcagtgccatatagggacattgtagacactgatgggcagtgtggggatggtagggccccatatagtgctctctgcaggtgtcaggtgagcatacagtggctctgtcagacttatgacaatcaggcaggcactgggtgcaagtgagaatcatgggacaagccctgtgtgcagcctggtttggggacattcccaggtgccccatggactgcaaattaaaggcaaaggacacagggaagccagcaattcccatgcacaggacataaatacctgtagaactttctagaatttccatagactatctgttactagtcctcattatagaaggcaccaacattctgccctctacttcaacttggtgagacagctattctaactccagcaggaaggcctcagggaagacagtaagaactcgcagaTGACCCCTTttatattgaaacagggtcttcctatggagcccagagtggctgtaggatactaatgctcctgcctcacagtgactagaattccaatccaccctcaagagcagttgattcatcactagatcagactaaggacatgtgaggccccagggtgctaggattaccagggtcctagtaagtttctccagcctaaattacaacctgagtcagtgctgctatttgggacaccgcctgatgcccagtgacatcacaccttggaactctttgtcaaaaataagctgttatgggaatgaagtagccacacaataaacactggtctggacactcctaggtcaagaatcccctgttggaaatgccttggaccgcaaaattttaaattctagatccttctgggttttagaagatttataaatacaaaaaaagaacgatgggcatagtaatttaagcctgtgatcccagtcatgggaaactgagtcagagtgatggaagactgtaagttccaggccaacctgtgtttcaagaaaaaaaaaaaaggcatggtgaagattccactcaagtggaaaccaaaagggtttcacatgggccctgccatccactggtcactacatccactctcatcaccacagccacagggagacactggggaacatttcccactgtctctctttgggatgcaatccaccccatgattctatgtcaggaatcccccaaaggttgcatcatgtgagggacctagaaagttccaggattgggagaatttaggagtttataattagggatgatctacagctgtggcaaagccttttcccagcacatggcagccctaggtttgcccccaacagtaaaaataaaatcccccaaaataattcaaacaaaatgtcctgaagcctgcgccctgacca from Rattus norvegicus strain BN/NHsdMcwi chromosome 19, GRCr8, whole genome shotgun sequence encodes the following:
- the LOC134483179 gene encoding disks large homolog 5-like isoform X2; the protein is MFARLCRRFGRVDVDREESRVKQTKPKAACRQTSSPENVLNKVQANEEEERLNRELELTTKERNELTDRLLYVTGGSMSKSPYFRPNPFYENLKIKEKEVMSLLHNLDTKNIEHREKFQELKKEINFYRSQELQETWNRTDPKKTAP
- the LOC134483179 gene encoding disks large homolog 5-like isoform X1, with amino-acid sequence MFARLCRRFGRVDVDREESRVKQTKPKAACRQTSSPENVLNKVQANEEEERLNRELELTTKERNELTDRLLYVTGGSMSKSPYFRPNPFYENLKIKEKEVMSLLHNLDTKNIEHREKFQELKKEINFYRNLHSRLLMDQACMKKKLVTLKQESKELERYLFELNPNAEDEQEKTSNLQTQQNLVGTSS